A genomic stretch from Halobellus sp. LT62 includes:
- a CDS encoding endonuclease III domain-containing protein — MPEEPRENISGGEEGSVEVAFAPGETGTRAEAVVDELGELYWQKTYGGKDAFESLVRTILSQNTSDVASQPAHDALMERYGSEAQRASTTRAGSEATREGGATREDDADLVTALADAEQSELAETISSAGLYNQKSEMIVGAAERIREEYGGRDEFDAFVREGDPDEVREALLDIHGVGPKTADCVLLFAGGRGGVFPVDTHVHRIARRMGLAPADADHETVREHLEADVPGPKCGFGHTAMIQFGREYCTARKPACLDGPEACPLYDLCDRVGVDEVDETVVDPADAAAE; from the coding sequence ATGCCCGAGGAACCCCGAGAGAACATCAGCGGCGGCGAAGAGGGGAGCGTCGAGGTCGCGTTCGCACCCGGCGAGACAGGGACGCGCGCGGAGGCCGTCGTCGACGAACTCGGCGAGTTGTACTGGCAGAAGACGTACGGCGGCAAGGACGCCTTCGAGTCGCTCGTTCGGACGATCCTCTCGCAGAACACAAGCGACGTCGCCAGCCAGCCCGCCCACGACGCGCTGATGGAGCGGTACGGGAGCGAGGCGCAGCGCGCCTCGACGACACGAGCGGGGAGCGAAGCGACCCGCGAGGGCGGCGCGACCCGTGAAGACGACGCCGATCTCGTGACGGCCCTCGCCGACGCGGAACAGTCCGAACTCGCCGAGACCATCTCCTCGGCCGGGCTGTATAATCAAAAGTCGGAGATGATCGTCGGCGCGGCCGAGCGCATCCGCGAGGAGTACGGCGGGCGAGACGAATTCGACGCGTTCGTGCGCGAGGGCGACCCCGACGAGGTCCGCGAGGCACTGCTCGACATCCACGGTGTCGGCCCGAAGACCGCCGACTGCGTGCTCCTCTTCGCGGGCGGGCGCGGCGGCGTCTTCCCCGTCGACACGCACGTCCACCGGATCGCGCGGCGGATGGGTCTCGCGCCCGCGGACGCGGATCACGAGACCGTCCGCGAGCACCTCGAAGCCGACGTGCCCGGCCCCAAGTGCGGCTTTGGGCACACCGCGATGATCCAGTTCGGCCGCGAGTACTGCACGGCGCGAAAGCCGGCGTGTCTGGACGGTCCCGAGGCGTGCCCACTGTACGACCTGTGCGACCGAGTCGGTGTCGACGAGGTCGATGAGACGGTCGTCGACCCGGCTGACGCCGCAGCTGAGTGA
- a CDS encoding DUF371 domain-containing protein, producing the protein MREREREVVRARGHENVTARHGSTLEVTSDDWLTPAGDCILAVEADRVPADFDDAFVEACRDPEATITVTLTATTESGETYEETITGRGDPELSFENERSHVGRTSDYVDDRTVLVGGSAAAGDLDRDLVDALADGADLRFELVVDVE; encoded by the coding sequence ATGCGAGAGCGAGAGCGCGAAGTCGTCCGCGCGCGTGGCCACGAAAACGTGACCGCACGGCACGGCAGCACCCTCGAGGTGACGAGCGACGACTGGCTCACCCCGGCCGGAGACTGCATCCTCGCCGTCGAGGCCGATCGCGTGCCCGCGGACTTCGACGACGCGTTCGTCGAGGCGTGCCGCGATCCCGAGGCGACGATCACCGTGACGCTCACCGCGACGACCGAGAGCGGCGAGACGTACGAGGAGACGATCACCGGCCGGGGAGACCCGGAACTCTCCTTCGAGAACGAGCGGAGTCACGTCGGTCGCACGAGCGACTACGTCGACGACCGGACGGTTCTGGTCGGCGGCAGCGCTGCCGCCGGAGACCTCGACCGCGACCTCGTCGACGCGCTCGCGGACGGTGCGGACCTCCGATTCGAGTTGGTCGTCGACGTGGAGTGA
- a CDS encoding coiled-coil protein — MVTKQDVLDEYDVQALEESDNIELTDEKLENGSKGQLIKVAGQLRDRRNDLNQMASERASKRDDLNAKTREKVDEAQEHREKRDELNEQVQEHKESRNELNAKANELFDKVEQMKSELELDDGKDIEELQEEIEQLEFRQQTEVLSTEDERELIEKIEDKREELSEKKEKVDDSGELEELIEEAEEVRSEASQHHQKVTELADEAQEHHNQMIEAYREADDIRDEADAMHELFVEAQEAADRHHEDFVRVQKRLRELDKQEEQEREDERAEEREAAKEEAEEIYQKFKEGETLDTEDLMKLQKTGLL, encoded by the coding sequence ATGGTGACGAAGCAAGACGTTCTTGACGAATACGACGTACAGGCACTAGAAGAATCTGACAACATCGAGCTCACAGACGAAAAGCTCGAAAACGGCTCGAAGGGGCAGCTCATCAAGGTTGCCGGCCAGCTTCGAGACCGACGAAACGACCTGAACCAGATGGCCTCCGAGCGCGCCTCCAAGCGCGACGACCTCAACGCCAAAACGCGCGAGAAGGTCGACGAGGCCCAAGAGCACCGCGAGAAACGCGACGAGCTCAACGAGCAGGTCCAAGAACACAAAGAGAGCCGTAACGAGCTCAACGCGAAGGCAAACGAGCTGTTCGACAAAGTCGAGCAGATGAAGTCCGAGCTCGAGCTCGACGACGGCAAGGACATCGAGGAGCTCCAAGAGGAGATCGAGCAACTCGAATTCCGCCAGCAGACCGAAGTCCTCTCGACGGAGGACGAGCGCGAACTCATCGAGAAGATCGAGGACAAGCGCGAAGAGCTCAGCGAGAAGAAGGAGAAAGTCGACGACAGCGGTGAACTCGAAGAGCTCATCGAAGAGGCAGAAGAGGTCCGATCGGAGGCCTCCCAGCACCACCAGAAGGTGACTGAGCTCGCCGACGAGGCCCAAGAGCACCACAACCAGATGATCGAGGCCTACCGCGAGGCCGACGACATCCGCGACGAGGCCGACGCGATGCACGAGCTGTTCGTCGAAGCCCAAGAGGCCGCCGACCGCCACCACGAGGACTTCGTCCGCGTGCAAAAGCGCCTCCGCGAGCTCGACAAGCAGGAAGAGCAGGAGCGCGAGGACGAGCGCGCCGAGGAGCGCGAGGCCGCCAAGGAGGAGGCCGAGGAGATCTACCAGAAGTTCAAGGAAGGCGAGACCCTCGACACCGAGGACCTGATGAAGCTCCAGAAGACGGGGCTTCTCTAG
- a CDS encoding Rieske (2Fe-2S) protein codes for MSTESDDPYVRATTVDEAKTNSPQTIRVDGRVIGLFYHEGEFYATDNRCPHMGFPLTEGSVDDGVLTCPWHHARFELSCGDTFDPFADDVRTYPVTVREGDVYVDPNPARDRSPEEHWRDRLDHSLRENIDLITAKSVIGLDDAGVSYTEPVRIGIEFGTRYRDDGWGRGLTTLVAMANLLADLHPEDRRRALYVGLTAVADDCSGEPPFFVQEALSTDDVAADRLAEWFRENIEVRDSDGAERVLRAAIAADADESALAGMLVAAATDHRYLDSGHRLDFVNKAFEALDHVGWEHVDAVLPSLVPGLASADRAEENSSWRQPIDVAQLCFDAADELPELIEASAEQRRAGAEKPWTEPDGVLDVLLGDDPHEIIDALTAAVSDGASVEDLALLVAHAAGRRVAHFGTSNEFRDWNTVHHTYTYANAVYGLGRRTDAPEAYRGVFDAAMSVYLDRFLNTPPAPLPDPGGDGDPGELLDELLACFEVESDEEVNRAGRLTAEYLAAGGDAAELKRELGEVLLREDVGFHPRQNLEAAFTQYEADDGERSRVHLIAAARFLAAHTPTRRASEQTFRIAERLNRGEQIHEE; via the coding sequence ATGTCGACTGAATCAGACGACCCCTACGTTCGAGCAACGACCGTCGACGAGGCGAAGACGAACAGCCCACAGACGATTCGTGTCGACGGCCGCGTCATCGGCCTCTTCTACCACGAGGGGGAGTTCTACGCCACCGACAACCGGTGTCCGCACATGGGATTTCCGCTCACAGAGGGGTCCGTTGACGACGGGGTACTCACGTGCCCGTGGCATCACGCGCGGTTCGAGCTCTCTTGCGGCGACACGTTCGACCCGTTCGCCGACGACGTCCGGACCTATCCAGTCACGGTTCGAGAGGGCGACGTGTACGTCGACCCGAATCCGGCGCGTGATCGTTCGCCCGAGGAACACTGGCGCGACCGACTCGATCACAGCCTCCGGGAGAACATCGACCTGATCACGGCGAAGTCGGTCATCGGACTCGACGACGCCGGGGTATCGTACACGGAGCCGGTTCGAATCGGGATCGAGTTCGGCACACGCTACCGGGACGACGGCTGGGGGCGCGGGCTCACGACGCTAGTCGCGATGGCGAATCTCCTCGCGGACCTCCACCCCGAGGACCGACGTCGAGCCCTCTACGTGGGTCTCACGGCGGTTGCCGACGATTGCTCCGGTGAACCGCCGTTCTTCGTTCAGGAGGCGCTCTCGACCGATGACGTCGCCGCCGATCGGCTCGCGGAGTGGTTCCGAGAGAACATCGAAGTCCGCGACTCCGACGGGGCCGAACGCGTGCTCCGGGCCGCGATCGCGGCGGACGCCGACGAGTCGGCCCTCGCAGGGATGCTCGTCGCGGCCGCCACCGATCACCGCTATCTCGACTCCGGGCATCGACTCGACTTCGTCAACAAGGCGTTCGAGGCGCTCGATCACGTCGGATGGGAACACGTCGACGCGGTGCTCCCGAGTCTCGTCCCCGGACTCGCGTCCGCCGACCGAGCCGAGGAGAACTCGTCGTGGCGGCAACCGATCGACGTCGCTCAACTCTGTTTCGACGCCGCGGACGAACTCCCCGAACTGATCGAAGCGAGCGCGGAGCAGCGCAGAGCGGGCGCGGAGAAGCCGTGGACCGAACCGGACGGCGTTCTCGACGTCCTCTTGGGGGACGACCCTCACGAGATCATCGACGCGTTGACGGCGGCCGTCTCCGACGGGGCGAGCGTCGAGGATCTCGCGCTCCTCGTCGCTCACGCGGCCGGACGCCGCGTCGCTCACTTCGGCACGAGCAACGAGTTCCGCGACTGGAACACCGTCCACCACACCTACACGTACGCGAACGCGGTCTACGGACTCGGCCGGCGGACCGACGCCCCGGAGGCGTATCGCGGGGTCTTCGACGCCGCGATGTCCGTCTATCTCGACCGGTTTCTCAACACGCCGCCGGCCCCGCTTCCCGACCCGGGCGGCGACGGTGACCCCGGGGAACTCTTAGACGAACTACTCGCGTGCTTCGAGGTCGAATCCGACGAGGAGGTCAACCGGGCTGGCCGACTCACCGCCGAGTACCTCGCCGCCGGCGGGGACGCGGCGGAATTGAAGCGCGAACTCGGTGAGGTGCTCCTTCGAGAAGACGTCGGATTCCATCCCCGACAGAACCTCGAAGCGGCGTTCACCCAGTACGAAGCCGACGACGGGGAGCGTTCCCGAGTCCATCTCATCGCCGCGGCACGGTTCCTCGCCGCGCACACGCCGACCCGGCGAGCGAGCGAACAGACGTTCCGCATCGCCGAGCGGCTCAACCGGGGGGAACAGATCCACGAGGAGTAA